A section of the Ammospiza nelsoni isolate bAmmNel1 chromosome W, bAmmNel1.pri, whole genome shotgun sequence genome encodes:
- the LOC132086149 gene encoding uncharacterized protein LOC132086149, protein MSENLNPKAKADFYTLLAKYHAKPSSGGETWAENNWFNLENVIDRICSLQHESKFKMGKNKNILCSVLGACLTAAIENRCKRRTEEMVIIDSLQNLVEILQKQLNEDRNEIYTLRAALREEHTKAIHKINSSTEEEGKVTPCIKKIYPYKELEAAKQKESEIAKNCGENCCPHLRPFIKTEYNYINDEDMDPHITTKQTPFSATELAKLKKEFGRLPHESETEYVFRVSLTGRDQIKLTEQEASGYWGHGVFLTTGDKRDAWSLTQRAAYWAGGINPLERGDPLAIATTPDQILESVQKAACLQMIHEKKLIPGFESPMQLPVKPEIMTPLIRGLPETLKSTAITIQKTVMALSPIDRLERLLNNSTDQSESTDTAPSPYTPTQAPTTPSDTSNSNRKTWTWGEVAVDLINYCRQYGPVKTLEEKSEKTKGVRFMGTPDTENIEPRKQISNRQRWWMMGIKKGVPRDIMDGLPLEKLKKIITNWNFRRSNTQPSAPIPLPHQKLTNTPTSTQFSTHNTSQSFTQNTANEPKLTLSQSLPRNLGNEAASQPLPQNTASEPKLTLSQLLSQNLDSETLAACLLKSTSSKPEVTLSQLLSQNLSNITAHPPVPQITNRESSPTELSGN, encoded by the coding sequence ATGAGTGAAAATCTCAATCCTAAAGCAAAAGCTGACTTTTACACGTTGCTTGCTAAATACCATGCTAAACCGTCATCCGGCGGAGAAACTTGGGCAGAGAACAATTGgtttaatttggaaaatgtcATTGATAGAATATGTTCTCTGCAACATgaatcaaaatttaaaatgggtaaaaataaaaacattctttgCTCAGTTCTTGGAGCATGTCTTACTGCAGCCATAGAAAACCGCTGTAAACGGAGAACTGAGGAAATGGTAATTATAGATTCCCTTCAAAATTTGGTTGAAATTTTGCAAAAACAGTTAAATGaggacagaaatgaaatttacaCGCTGCGAGCTGCTCTTAGGGAAGAACACACCAAAGCCATACACAAAATCAACTCCTCtacagaggaggaaggaaaagtaACACCTTGCATTAAAAAGATTTATCCTTACAAAGAACTCgaggcagcaaaacaaaaagaatctGAAATAGCTAAAAATTGTGGGGAAAATTGTTGTCCTCATTTGAgaccttttattaaaactgaatataattACATTAATGATGAAGACATGGATCCCCACataacaaccaaacaaacaccaTTCAGTGCTACCGAATTAGCTAAATTGAAAAAGGAATTCGGTCGCCTCCCCCACGAATCAGAAACAGAATATGTGTTCCGTGTGTCCCTCACTGGCAGAGACCAAATTAAGTTAACTGAACAAGAAGCCAGTGGTTACTGGGGGCACGGTGTTTTCCTAACAACAGGAGATAAGCGTGATGCCTGGTCTCTAACACAACGTGCAGCCTATTGGGCTGGGGGAATAAATCCCTTAGAAAGGGGTGATCCCCTAGCAATTGCCACTACCCCTGACCAAATCCTAGAAAGTGTACAAAAAGCTGCATGTTTGCAAATGATTcatgagaaaaaattaattcctggttTTGAATCCCCAATGCAATTGCCTGTGAAGCCTGAAATTATGACCCCTTTAATTCGTGGGCTTCCAGAAACATTGAAATCAACCGCAATCACTATTCAGAAAACAGTTATGGCTCTAAGCCCAATAGATAGATTAGAAAGACTTCTTAACAACTCCACTGATCAGTCTGAATCCACTGACACTGCACCTTCACCCTACACACCAACACAGGCTCCCACAACACCATCTGACACATCTAATAGTAATCGCAAGACTTGGACATGGGGTGAGGTAGCAGTTGATTTAATAAACTATTGTAGACAGTATGGGCCTGTAAAAACcctggaagaaaaatctgaaaaaacaaaaggtgTCCGGTTTATGGGAACCCCTGACACTGAAAACATAGAACCaagaaaacagatttccaaCAGACAACGCTGGTGGATGATGGGAATAAAGAAAGGGGTTCCCCGGGACATAATGGATGGTTTACCACttgaaaaattgaagaaaatcATAACTAACTGGAATTTTAGGAGATCAAATACCCAGCCTAGTGCCCCAATCCCCCTCCCTCACCAGAAATTAACAAACACTCCTACCAGTACACAGTTCAGTACACACAATACATCACAGTCTTTCACACAGAACACAGCCAATGAGCCAAAGTTAACCCTTTCACAGTCTCTTCCTCGGAACCTGGGCAATGAGGCTGCATCTCAGCCTCTCCCACAGAACACAGCCAGTGAGCCAAAATTAACTCTTTCTCAGCTTCTTTCACAGAACTTGGACAGTGAAACCCTGGCTGCGTGTCTCCTGAAAAGCACCAGCAGTAAGCCGGAAGTAACTCTTTCGCAACTTCTTTCACAGAATCTAAGCAACATAACTGCCCACCCGCCCGTGCCCCAAATCACAAACAGAGAATCTTCACCAACAGAGCTTTCGGGAAACTAA